A genomic window from Lotus japonicus ecotype B-129 chromosome 1, LjGifu_v1.2 includes:
- the LOC130728013 gene encoding probable WRKY transcription factor 33: protein MRTPSSFTNMLSNNSNMTMDDLNNWGTSETNHQVPKFNSVQPPSPTSPSSYLAFSPTEFFNSPLFSPNIFASAATESFTGEKEDGKNYSDFSFHTQTEPSSGFQSPSSMFQEEPPKKQDLWKFNEPIKQTGFSSECIATKAEYHLQTQSFSSEMLPCKPEMHSNSIPGSHYSNSTNAPQSVREQRRSEDGFNWRKYGQKQVKGSENPRSYYKCTHPSCSMRKKVERSLDGEITEIVYKGSHNHPKPQSTRRTSSQQFHQPSSSCTNSVISDIQEDSSASVGEEDFAAQTSQTSYSGGNDDDFGPEAKRWKGDNENDSYSASESRTVKEPRVVVQTRSEIDILDDGYRWRKYGQKVVKGNPNARSYYKCTAQGCSVRKHVERAAHDIKSVITTYEGKHNHDVPAARGSAGYNMNRNSLNSTVSAPIKPSVVSCYNNSASSFTNSVYKTKLPENGNQESYPQNILQSPGSFGRDSSFLQSFLSKGF from the exons ATGAGGACACCATCTTCTTTCACTAACATGCTATCAAACAACAGTAACATGACCATGGATGATCTTAATAACTGGGGTACTTCTGAAACTAATCATCAAGTTCCCAAATTCAACTCTGTTCAACCTCCCTCAccaacttctccttcttcttacTTGGCTTTTAGCCCAACTGAGTTCTTCAATTCACCTCTGTTTTCTCCAAAT ATTTTTGCATCTGCTGCTACTGAGAGTTTTACTGGTGAAAAGGAGGATGGGAAAAACTACTCTGACTTCTCTTTCCACACGCAAACAGAGCCTTCATCTGGCTTCCAATCTCCCTCAAGCATGTTTCAAGAG GAACCCCCAAAGAAACAAGACTTATGGAAATTCAATGAACCTATAAAGCAAACTGGTTTTTCAAGTGAATGTATAGCAACAAAAGCAGAATACCATTTACAAACTCAGAGCTTTTCCTCAGAAATGTTACCATGCAAACCAGAAATGCATAGCAATTCAATTCCTGGGTCTCATTATTCCAACTCCACGAATGCACCTCAGTCTGTTAGAGAACAACGGAGATCAGAAGACGGGTTCAATTGGAGAAAATATGGGCAAAAACAAGTAAAAGGTAGCGAAAATCCACGCAGTTATTACAAATGCACGCATCCAAGTTGCTCAATGAGGAAGAAAGTTGAGAGGTCTTTGGATGGAGAAATTACTGAAATAGTCTATAAGGGAAGTCATAACCACCCCAAGCCCCAGTCTACGAGAAGAACAAGCTCTCAACAATTTCATCAACCCTCTTCTTCATGCACCAACTCAGTTATTTCTGATATACAAGAAGATTCTTCAGCATCTGTAGGAGAGGAAGACTTTGCGGCGCAAACATCACAAACTAGTTATTCTGGAGGAAATGATGATGATTTTGGACCAGAGGCCAAAAGATG GAAGGGAGATAATGAAAATGATAGCTATTCTGCCTCAGAGAGTAGAACTGTTAAGGAACCTAGAGTTGTTGTTCAAACTAGAAGTGAAATTGATATACTTGATGATGGCTATAGGTGGAGGAAATATGGACAGAAAGTAGTTAAGGGAAACCCAAATGCAAG GAGCTATTACAAATGCACAGCCCAAGGTTGTTCAGTGAGAAAACACGTTGAGAGAGCCGCACATGATATCAAATCTGTTATCACAACTTATGAAGGGAAGCACAACCATGATGTACCTGCTGCACGCGGTAGTGCAGGTTATAACATGAACAGAAATTCTCTGAACAGCACCGTATCAGCACCTATAAAGCCCTCAGTGGTGAGCTGTTATAATAATAGTGCATCTAGCTTCACAAATTCAGTTTATAAGACTAAGCTTCCAGAAAATGGAAATCAAGAATCATATCCACAGAACATATTGCAGAGTCCTGGAAGCTTTGGGAGGGATAGCTCATTCCTTCAGTCATTTCTATCAAAGGGTTTCTAA
- the LOC130728011 gene encoding cytosolic Fe-S cluster assembly factor NBP35-like, producing MENGDIPEDANEHCPGPQSDSAGKSDACEGCPNQQICATAPKGPDPDLVAIAERMATVKHKILVLSGKGGVGKSTFSAQLAFALAARDFQVGLLDIDICGPSIPKMLGLEGQEIHQSNLGWSPVYVESNLGVMSIGFMLPNPDEAVIWRGPRKNGLIKQFLKDVYWGELDFLIVDAPPGTSDEHISIVQCLDATGVDGAIIVTTPQQVSLTDVRKEVNFCKKVGVNVLGVVENMSGLSQPITDFKFQKLTDSGEEKDVTEWTLEYMREKAPELLNLIACTEVFDSSGGGAVKMCKEMEVPFLGKVPLDPKLCKAAEEGRSCFGDKDCFVSAPALKNIIEKLLETNGLSMSMVNEV from the exons ATGGAGAACGGAGATATCCCTGAGGATGCCAATGAGC ATTGCCCAGGTCCTCAATCTGATTCTGCTGGGAAATCAGATGCCTGCGAAGGATGCCCAAATCAGCAAATTTGTGCCACTGCTCCTAAAGGACCTGACCCTG ATCTGGTTGCCATTGCAGAAAGGATGGCCACTGTGAAACATAAGATACTGGTCTTATCAGGGAAGGGAGGAGTTGGCAAGAGCACTTTTTCTGCCCAGCTCGCATTTGCTTTAGCTGCAAGGGATTTTCAAGTGGGTCTTCTTGACATTGATATTTGTGGTCCAAGCATTCCAAAGATGCTTGGCCTAGAAGGTCAAGAGATACACCAGAGCAACCTTGGGTGGTCTCCAGTTTATGTGGAATCCAACCTTGGTGTCATGTCAATAGGGTTTATGCTTCCGAATCCTGATGAAGCTGTTATCTGGAGAGGTCCGCGCAAAAACGGGCTCATCAAGCAGTTCTTAAAAGATGTCTATTGGGGTGAGCTTGACTTTCTAATTGTTGATGCTCCACCTGGAACCTCTGATGAACACATTTCGATTGTTCAATGCCTTGATGCCACTGGAGTAGATGGTGCAATCATAGTTACCACACCTCAACAAGTCTCGCTTACTGATGTGAGAAAAGAAGTGAATTTCTGCAAGAAAGTTGGAGTGAACGTTCTTGGAGTTGTAGAGAATATGAGTGGCCTATCTCAGCCCATTACAGATTTCAAGTTTCAGAAGTTGACAGATAGCGGTGAGGAGAAAGATGTTACAGAGTGGACTTTGGAATACATGAGAGAAAAAGCGCCAGAATTGCTGAATTTGATTGCTTGCACTGAAGTATTTGACAGTAGTGGCGGTGGAGCAGTGAAGATGTGCAAAGAAATGGAGGTACCATTTCTCGGTAAGGTTCCGTTAGATCCGAAGCTTTGTAAGGCTGCTGAAGAAGGTAGATCCTGCTTTGGTGATAAGGATTGTTTTGTGAGTGCTCCTGCGTTAAAGAATATTATAGAGAAGTTGTTGGAAACTAATGGGTTGTCCATGTCCATGGTAAATGAAGTTTAG
- the LOC130732261 gene encoding CASP-like protein 4B1, protein MSSTMEEEENSTPKIHVQTPPMAPAGDRQAPAASTGGVGGILRRWRREDLLKRGSLGLRGIALLFSLISFIAMASNQHGDWREFDKYEEYRYLLAIAILSCLYTGAQVFRQVHELSTGKQLIQPRMAAMIDFIGDQIIAYLLISSASSAIPITNRMREGADNIFTDSSASAISMSIFAFLCLALSALISGYKLSTQPYI, encoded by the exons ATGTCGTCGActatggaggaggaggagaattCAACGCCAAAGATACATGTACAGACTCCGCCAATGGCCCCCGCCGGGGACCGCCAGGCTCCGGCGGCTTCCACCGGCGGAGTTGGTGGAATCCTGAGGCGGTGGAGGAGGGAGGACTTGTTGAAGAGAGGGTCATTGGGTTTGCGAGGGATCGCCCTGCTTTTCTCTCTGATCTCGTTCATTGCCATGGCTAGCAACCAGCACGGTGATTGGAGGGAATTCGACAAATATGAAGAGTACAG GTATTTGCTGGCTATTGCGATTTTGTCCTGTCTGTACACTGGAGCTCAAGTGTTCCGTCAAGTTCATGAACTTTCTACAGGAAAACAACTGATTCAGCCCAGAATGGCAGCTATGATTGATTTTATTGGAGATCAG ATCATTGCATATCTTTTGATATCGTCAGCTTCTTCAGCAATTCCAATAACAAATAGAATGAGGGAAGGAGCAGATAATATATTCACGGACTCTTCAGCTTCAGCTATTAGCATGTCCATTTTCGCCTTCTTGTGTCTTGCATTGTCAGCTCTCATTTCTGGCTACAAACTATCAACACAACCTTATATCTGA
- the LOC130712973 gene encoding soyasapogenol B glucuronide galactosyltransferase-like, producing the protein MKIESQPHQLHVIFLPHLTPGHMNPMVDTARIFAKHGVSATIITTPANALTFQKVIDSDFSSGYPIRTSLVQFPAAQVGLPEGVENIKAGTSLEMLGKISHGIIMLKDQIELLFQDLQPDCIVTDMFYPWTVESAARLGIPRLYYYSSSYFSSCAAHSIRKHKPHEGLVSDAQKFSIPGLPHNIEITALQLEEWVRTEDEFTDYLNAIYETESRSYGTLYNSFHELESDYEQLYKSTMGIKAWSIGPVSAWVNKERGQNGDLAVESGWLNWLNSKQDSSVLYVSFGSLTRLTQAQIVEIAHGLENSGHDFIWVVRKKGEDDEGESFLLDFEQRMNESNKGYIIWNWAPQLLILDNPAIGGVVTHCGWNSILESLNAGLPMVTWPMFAEQFYNEKFLAEVLEIGVPVGSKKNKLWTTAGEDAEVRREDIAKAVALLMGSDEESREMRRKARKLGDASKKTIEEGGSSYKNLMQLIDELKSLKASRVLEKNEINENED; encoded by the coding sequence ATGAAGATAGAGTCTCAACCGCACCAACTCCATGTCATTTTTCTGCCACATTTAACCCCTGGCCATATGAACCCCATGGTAGATACAGCAAGGATATTTGCCAAACATGGAGTTAGTGCTACCATCATCACTACCCCAGCTAATGCTTTGACATTCCAGAAAGTTATAGACAGTGACTTCTCCTCTGGATATCCCATCAGAACTAGTTTGGTTCAATTCCCTGCAGCCCAAGTTGGTCTCCCTGAAGGGGTTGAAAACATCAAAGCTGGAACTTCCTTAGAAATGCTGGGTAAAATCAGTCATGGAATAATAATGCTTAAAGATCAAATAGAGCTCTTGTTCCAGGATCTGCAACCGGATTGTATAGTCACAGACATGTTTTATCCTTGGACGGTGGAATCCGCTGCAAGGCTAGGAATCCCAAGGCTGTACTATTACTCCTCAAGCTACTTCTCAAGCTGTGCTGCTCATTCTATCAGGAAGCATAAGCCTCATGAGGGGCTAGTTTCTGATGCCCAGAAGTTTTCAATTCCTGGCCTTCCACATAACATAGAGATTACCGCTCTGCAGCTAGAAGAATGGGTAAGAACTGAGGATGAATTCACAGATTATTTGAATGCAATATATGAAACAGAGAGCAGAAGCTATGGAACATTGTACAATAGCTTTCATGAACTTGAAAGTGATTATGAGCAACTTTACAAGAGCACAATGGGGATCAAAGCCTGGAGCATAGGACCAGTTTCAGCATGGGTTAACAAGGAAAGGGGACAAAATGGAGACCTTGCAGTAGAGTCAGGATGGCTGAATTGGCTTAACTCAAAGCAAGATAGTTCTGTGTTGTATGTTAGTTTTGGAAGCCTAACCAGGCTCACTCAAGCTCAGATTGTTGAAATTGCTCATGGGCTTGAAAATTCAGGTCATGATTTCATATGGGTTGTTAGGAAAAagggtgaagatgatgaaggagaGAGCTTCCTGCTAGATTTTGAGCAAAGGATGAACGAAAGCAACAAGGGCTATATCATATGGAACTGGGCACCACAGCTTCTCATATTGGACAACCCTGCAATAGGAGGAGTTGTGACTCACTGTGGTTGGAACTCAATTCTTGAAAGCTTGAATGCTGGTTTGCCGATGGTCACATGGCCTATGTTTGCAGAGCAATTTTACAATGAGAAGTTTCTAGCTGAAGTCCTGGAAATTGGAGTCCCAGTTGGATCGAAAAAGAACAAACTTTGGACAACCGCCGGTGAGGATGCGGAGGTGAGAAGGGAAGACATTGCAAAGGCTGTTGCGCTGTTGATGGGAAGTGATGAAGAGAGCAGGGAAATGAGGAGGAAAGCAAGAAAACTTGGTGATGCTTCCAAGAAGACTATAGAGGAGGGAGGATCCTCTTACAAAAACTTGATGCAGTTGATAGATGAGCTAAAGTCATTGAAGGCATCAAGAGTACTTGAGAAAAACGAGATAAATGAAAATGAAGACTAG
- the LOC130728012 gene encoding soyasapogenol B glucuronide galactosyltransferase-like codes for MESESPHQLNVIFVPYPTPGHMIPMVDTARLFAKHGVSVTIITTHANALTFQEAIDSDFSYGYPIRTQVIQFPAAQVGLPEGVENLKDGTSLEMLGKISSGIIMLQDQIELLFHDLKPDCIVTDMTSPWTVESAEKLGIPRLYFYSSSCFSNCASYFIRKYRPHEKLDSGTQKFTIPGLPESIEMSPLQLAEWIRAKSAYSSYFEAMFESESRSYGTIYNSFHELENDYEKLSNSAIGTKSWSIGPVAAWANRNDERKANGGTIRDLEKEPEWLNWLDSKKNESVLYVSFGSLTRLPQAQIVEIAHGLENSGHDFMWVIRKKDEDGDGESFLLEFEQRMKESKMGYIIWNWAPQLLILDHPAIGGVVTHCGWNSVLESLNAGLPMITWPMFAEQFYNERLLADVLKIGVPVGVKENKFWTSMGEEEIVRREEILKAVVLLMGSGQESKEIRRRARELGDAAKRTIEEGGHSYNNLIQLIDELKSLKISSALAKSKLDD; via the coding sequence ATGGAGTCTGAATCCCCCCACCAACTGAATGTCATTTTTGTTCCATATCCAACTCCTGGACATATGATCCCCATGGTGGACACAGCAAGGCTATTTGCAAAACATGGTGTTAGTGTTACCATTATCACAACCCATGCAAATGCCTTAACATTCCAAGAGGCCATAGACAGTGACTTCAGTTATGGATACCCCATCAGAACTCAAGTGATCCAGTTCCCTGCAGCCCAAGTTGGACTCCCTGAAGGGGTTGAAAACCTCAAGGATGGCACTTCCCTTGAAATGTTGGGTAAAATCAGTAGTGGAATAATTATGCTCCAGGATCAAATTGAGCTTCTATTTCATGATCTGAAACCGGATTGTATAGTGACCGATATGACTTCTCCTTGGACTGTCGAGTCAGCTGAAAAACTAGGAATTCCAAGGCTTTACTTCTACAGCTCAAGCTGCTTCTCCAACTGTGCCAGTTATTTTATCAGGAAGTATAGACCTCATGAGAAATTGGACTCTGGTACCCAGAAGTTTACAATTCCTGGTTTGCCTGAAAGCATAGAGATGAGTCCTCTGCAGCTAGCTGAATGGATAAGGGCTAAGAGTGCTTACTCAAGCTATTTTGAAGCAATGTTTGAATCAGAGAGCAGAAGCTATGGGACAATATACAATAGCTTTCATGAACTTGAAAATGATTATGAGAAACTCAGTAATAGTGCAATAGGGACCAAATCTTGGAGTATAGGACCAGTTGCAGCTTGGGCTAACAGAAATGATGAAAGAAAGGCCAATGGGGGAACCATTAGGGACCTTGAGAAAGAGCCAGAGTGGTTAAATTGGCTTGATTCTAAGAAAAATGAGTCTGTGTTATATGTCAGTTTTGGAAGCCTAACCAGGCTCCCTCAAGCTCAGATTGTTGAAATTGCTCATGGACTTGAAAATTCAGGACATGATTTCATGTGGGTCATTAGGAAaaaagatgaagatggagatggagagagTTTCCTGCTAGAATTTGAACAAAGGATGAAAGAAAGCAAAATGGGCTACATCATATGGAACTGGGCACCACAGCTTCTCATATTGGACCACCCTGCCATTGGAGGAGTTGTGACTCACTGTGGTTGGAACTCAGTTCTTGAAAGCTTGAATGCTGGTTTGCCGATGATCACATGGCCCATGTTTGCAGAGCAATTTTACAATGAGAGGTTGCTAGCTGATGTTTTGAAGATTGGGGTCCCAGTGGGAGTGAAGGAAAACAAGTTTTGGACCAGCATGGGTGAAGAGGAAATAGTGAGAAGGGAAGAGATCTTGAAGGCTGTGGTTCTTTTGATGGGAAGTGGCCAAGAGAGCAAAGAAATAAGGAGGAGAGCAAGAGAACTTGGTGATGCTGCCAAGAGGACTATAGAGGAGGGTGGACACTCATACAACAACTTGATTCAGTTGATAGATGAGCTAAAATCACTGAAGATATCTAGTGCACTTGCCAAAAGTAAACTAGATGATTGA